From Novosphingobium decolorationis, one genomic window encodes:
- the purU gene encoding formyltetrahydrofolate deformylase — translation MSTTYSLRLQCQDKAGIVAAVSVFLAERGGNIVDAQQFHDQLSGRFFMRIEFIPGEDQTVEGLTKGFAEKVATEDMEWGLRDNAVPKKVLLMVSKWDHCLGDLLYRNRIGELGMEVVGIVSNHPKEVLHTSLMNGLPYHHLPITKDTKPQQEAQIKQVVNETGAELIVLARYMQILSDDLAAFLSGRCINIHHSFLPGFKGAKPYHQAFDRGVKMIGATAHYVTADLDEGPIIHQDVERVTHADMPEELVRKGRDIERRVLAEAVRLHLDDRVFMNGARTVVFKD, via the coding sequence TCGTGGCCGCCGTTTCGGTATTCCTGGCCGAACGCGGCGGCAATATCGTCGACGCGCAGCAGTTCCATGACCAGCTTTCGGGCCGGTTCTTCATGCGCATCGAATTCATTCCTGGCGAAGACCAGACCGTCGAGGGCCTGACCAAGGGCTTTGCCGAGAAGGTCGCGACCGAGGACATGGAGTGGGGCCTTCGCGACAACGCGGTGCCCAAGAAGGTGCTGCTGATGGTCTCCAAGTGGGACCACTGCCTGGGTGACCTTCTCTACCGCAACCGCATCGGCGAACTGGGCATGGAGGTGGTCGGCATTGTCTCGAACCACCCCAAGGAAGTGCTCCACACCTCCCTGATGAACGGCCTGCCCTACCACCACCTGCCGATCACCAAGGACACCAAGCCCCAGCAGGAAGCGCAGATCAAGCAGGTCGTGAACGAGACCGGCGCTGAACTGATCGTGCTCGCGCGCTACATGCAGATCCTCTCGGACGATCTTGCCGCATTCCTTTCGGGCCGCTGCATCAACATCCACCACTCGTTCCTGCCCGGCTTCAAGGGCGCCAAGCCTTACCACCAGGCCTTCGACCGCGGCGTCAAGATGATTGGTGCGACCGCGCACTACGTCACCGCCGACCTCGACGAAGGCCCGATCATCCACCAGGACGTGGAGCGCGTGACCCACGCCGACATGCCCGAGGAACTGGTCCGCAAGGGCCGCGACATCGAGCGCCGCGTGCTGGCTGAAGCCGTGCGCCTGCATCTGGATGACCGCGTCTTCATGAACGGGGCCCGCACCGTCGTCTTCAAGGACTGA
- the ligA gene encoding protocatechuate 4,5-dioxygenase subunit alpha — MTRVTDVASYLAEFDDIPGTRVFIAKRARAGYHLNQFAMSLMKPENRERFKADERAYLDEWPMSEEQKEALLARDYNRLLDLGGNVYFLAKVFSTDGLSFVQAVSTMTGMSVEEYQAMMVAGGRSPEGARSIKDKT; from the coding sequence ATGACCCGCGTCACCGACGTCGCGTCCTACCTGGCCGAATTCGACGACATTCCCGGCACCCGCGTGTTCATCGCAAAGCGCGCGCGCGCCGGCTACCACCTCAACCAGTTCGCGATGAGCCTGATGAAGCCGGAGAACCGCGAACGCTTCAAGGCTGATGAACGCGCCTATCTGGATGAGTGGCCGATGAGCGAGGAGCAGAAGGAAGCCCTGCTCGCGCGGGACTACAACCGCCTGCTCGATCTTGGCGGCAACGTCTACTTCCTCGCCAAGGTCTTCTCTACCGACGGCCTCTCCTTCGTCCAGGCGGTCTCCACCATGACCGGCATGAGCGTCGAGGAGTACCAGGCGATGATGGTGGCGGGCGGCCGCTCGCCCGAAGGCGCGCGCTCGATCAAAGACAAGACCTGA
- a CDS encoding class III extradiol dioxygenase subunit beta → MARITAGIGCSHVPVLGFAHDHKKTQEPIFKPAFDGFDWTRKWIKDEAKPDVVILVYNDHASFFDMKIIPTFAIGCGERFGICDEGFGPRPVPDVEGSPDLAWHIAQSLILDEFDMTIVNEMDVDHGLTVPLTMMYGDVPEWPVKVIPLAVNVVTYPPPSGNRCWALGEAIARAVASFPEDLNVQVWGTGGMSHQLQGPRAGLINAEWDNRFLDKLTGDTDELRMIEHVEYLRETGSEGIEMVMWLIMRGALGKATKALHRHYHVPVSNTALGHIVLEPTG, encoded by the coding sequence ATGGCCCGCATCACCGCCGGAATCGGCTGCAGCCACGTCCCCGTCCTGGGCTTTGCCCATGACCACAAGAAGACCCAGGAACCGATCTTCAAGCCCGCCTTCGACGGGTTCGACTGGACCCGCAAATGGATCAAGGACGAGGCCAAGCCCGACGTCGTGATCCTGGTCTACAACGACCACGCCAGCTTCTTCGACATGAAGATCATCCCGACCTTCGCGATCGGCTGCGGCGAGCGTTTCGGGATCTGCGACGAAGGCTTCGGCCCCCGCCCCGTGCCCGATGTCGAAGGCAGCCCGGACCTGGCCTGGCACATCGCCCAGAGCCTGATCCTCGATGAATTCGACATGACCATCGTCAACGAGATGGACGTCGACCATGGCCTGACCGTTCCGCTCACCATGATGTACGGCGATGTGCCGGAATGGCCGGTGAAGGTGATCCCGCTCGCGGTGAACGTCGTGACCTACCCGCCGCCGTCGGGCAATCGCTGCTGGGCGCTGGGCGAGGCCATCGCGCGCGCGGTCGCGAGCTTCCCCGAAGACCTCAACGTGCAGGTCTGGGGCACGGGCGGCATGAGCCACCAGTTGCAGGGTCCGCGCGCGGGCCTGATCAACGCCGAGTGGGACAACCGCTTCCTCGACAAGCTCACCGGCGACACCGACGAGCTGCGCATGATCGAGCACGTCGAGTACCTGCGCGAGACCGGCTCGGAAGGCATCGAGATGGTCATGTGGCTGATCATGCGCGGCGCGCTCGGCAAGGCAACCAAGGCGCTCCACCGCCACTACCACGTGCCGGTCTCCAACACCGCGCTGGGGCACATCGTGCTTGAGCCGACCGGCTGA
- a CDS encoding dihydroneopterin aldolase, producing the protein MNQIAPQGFTGVTTHALTTVRVRDLELLADIGINPDEVGRRQPLVLTVELELTGTGITAIDETVDYRRVVAAAEALALVHIPLIETFGQRLAEECLGWPCVQQARVSIDKPFALTRGMAGVEVIMTRPVRFPGPNGEESRP; encoded by the coding sequence ATGAACCAGATTGCACCGCAAGGCTTTACCGGCGTCACCACCCATGCGCTCACCACCGTAAGGGTGCGTGACCTGGAGCTTCTGGCCGATATCGGCATCAACCCCGACGAGGTGGGACGGCGCCAGCCGCTCGTCCTCACTGTCGAGCTGGAGCTGACCGGCACGGGCATCACCGCGATCGACGAGACCGTCGACTACCGCCGTGTGGTGGCCGCCGCCGAAGCGCTCGCGCTCGTCCACATCCCGCTGATCGAGACCTTCGGCCAGCGCCTGGCCGAGGAGTGCCTCGGCTGGCCCTGCGTCCAGCAGGCGCGCGTCAGCATCGACAAGCCCTTTGCCCTCACCCGCGGCATGGCGGGCGTCGAGGTCATCATGACAAGACCGGTCCGCTTCCCCGGGCCCAATGGAGAGGAGAGCCGCCCATGA
- a CDS encoding bifunctional 5,10-methylenetetrahydrofolate dehydrogenase/5,10-methenyltetrahydrofolate cyclohydrolase has protein sequence MAERIDGKAMARAMLAETTAAVADLEARGISPALAVVLVGADPASEVYVGRKVRECEKAGIRSIEHRLAADTDEDALIALIDEMNVDGAIHGILIQLPLPAHINASRVLDRITPGKDVDGFHPVNVGRLSTGTGGLVPCTPLGIMKLLDSVIEDYRGLDAVVIGKSNIVGKPVAMLLLEREATVTVTHIETKGLPDIARKADIIVAAAGAPHLVRGYWVKEGAVVIDVGITRVTDHDGHTKIVGDCATHELEHARAVTPVPGGVGPMTIACLLANTVSAARATLESEPA, from the coding sequence ATGGCGGAGCGTATCGACGGGAAGGCAATGGCCCGGGCCATGCTGGCCGAGACCACGGCCGCCGTGGCCGACCTCGAGGCGCGGGGGATCTCCCCCGCCCTCGCCGTCGTCCTCGTCGGCGCGGACCCGGCCAGCGAAGTCTATGTCGGGCGCAAGGTGCGCGAGTGCGAGAAGGCGGGTATCCGCTCGATCGAGCACCGCCTTGCCGCCGACACCGACGAGGACGCGCTGATCGCGCTCATCGACGAGATGAACGTGGACGGCGCCATTCACGGCATCCTCATCCAGCTGCCGCTGCCCGCCCACATCAACGCCAGCCGGGTCCTTGACCGGATCACGCCGGGCAAGGACGTCGACGGCTTCCACCCGGTCAATGTCGGGCGCCTCTCGACCGGCACCGGCGGCCTTGTCCCGTGCACGCCGCTGGGCATCATGAAGCTGCTCGACTCGGTGATCGAGGACTACCGCGGCCTCGATGCCGTGGTGATCGGCAAGTCGAACATCGTGGGCAAGCCCGTGGCCATGCTCCTCCTCGAACGCGAAGCGACGGTCACGGTCACCCACATCGAGACCAAGGGCCTGCCCGACATCGCCCGCAAGGCCGACATCATCGTCGCCGCTGCAGGTGCCCCGCACCTGGTGCGCGGTTACTGGGTCAAGGAAGGCGCGGTCGTCATCGATGTCGGCATCACCCGCGTCACCGACCACGACGGCCATACGAAGATCGTGGGCGACTGCGCCACGCACGAGCTGGAACACGCCCGCGCGGTGACGCCCGTGCCCGGAGGCGTGGGCCCCATGACCATCGCCTGCCTCCTTGCCAACACGGTGAGCGCAGCGCGCGCCACTCTCGAAAGCGAACCGGCATGA